One region of Quercus lobata isolate SW786 chromosome 2, ValleyOak3.0 Primary Assembly, whole genome shotgun sequence genomic DNA includes:
- the LOC115975242 gene encoding bidirectional sugar transporter SWEET7 isoform X2: MVTADTVRTILGVLGNIISLCVFLSPVPTFIQIWKKKAVEQYSPVPYLATLVNCMVWSLYGLPMVHPDSLPVLTINGAGTGIEILYIIIFLIYTAERQKRLRVLLVLLIEAIFITVLTVLVLTVARTLKVRSMIVGIMCIMFNIMMYASPLAVMVPNGIGTLFGSAQLILYALFYKSTKRQIAERKSKGEVDLSGVMVVDGEDTRKVGSAPQNGRP; encoded by the exons ATGGTTACTGCAGATACTGTACGAACAATCCTTGGTGTTCTAG GAAACATTATCTCACTCTGTGTGTTCCTATCCCCAGT GCCAACTTTTATTCAAATATGGAAGAAAAAGGCAGTGGAGCAATACTCACCAGTACCATATCTTGCAACCCTAGTGAACTGCATGGTGTGGAGCTTGTATGGGCTGCCCATGGTGCACCCAGATAGCTTACCAGTCTTGACCATTAATGGGGCAGGCACTGGTATTGAGATATTGTACATAATCATCTTCTTAATCTACACTGCTGAGAGGCAAAAGAGGCTCAGAGTTTTGCTTGTGCTGCTTATTGAAGCCATATTCATTACCGTTCTCACAGTTTTAGTTCTAACTGTAGCCCGTACTCTCAAGGTGCGGAGTATGATTGTCGGCATCATGTGCATTATGTTCAACATCATGATGTATGCTTCACCACTGGCTGTTATG GTACCAAATGGGATAGGAACATTGTTTGGTTCGGCCCAGCTGATTCTTTATGCCTTATTCTACAAATCAACAAAAAGACAGATTGCAGAAAGGAAAAGCAAAGGAGAGGTGGACTTGTCTGGGGTGATGGTGGTAGATGGAGAGGACACTAGGAAGGTAGGCAGTGCACCTCAGAATGGTCGTCCATGA
- the LOC115975242 gene encoding bidirectional sugar transporter SWEET7 isoform X1: MVTADTVRTILGVLGNIISLCVFLSPVPTFIQIWKKKAVEQYSPVPYLATLVNCMVWSLYGLPMVHPDSLPVLTINGAGTGIEILYIIIFLIYTAERQKRLRVLLVLLIEAIFITVLTVLVLTVARTLKVRSMIVGIMCIMFNIMMYASPLAVMKLVLATKSVEYMPFFLSLACFANGVIWLAYGLIRFDPFIVVPNGIGTLFGSAQLILYALFYKSTKRQIAERKSKGEVDLSGVMVVDGEDTRKVGSAPQNGRP; encoded by the exons ATGGTTACTGCAGATACTGTACGAACAATCCTTGGTGTTCTAG GAAACATTATCTCACTCTGTGTGTTCCTATCCCCAGT GCCAACTTTTATTCAAATATGGAAGAAAAAGGCAGTGGAGCAATACTCACCAGTACCATATCTTGCAACCCTAGTGAACTGCATGGTGTGGAGCTTGTATGGGCTGCCCATGGTGCACCCAGATAGCTTACCAGTCTTGACCATTAATGGGGCAGGCACTGGTATTGAGATATTGTACATAATCATCTTCTTAATCTACACTGCTGAGAGGCAAAAGAGGCTCAGAGTTTTGCTTGTGCTGCTTATTGAAGCCATATTCATTACCGTTCTCACAGTTTTAGTTCTAACTGTAGCCCGTACTCTCAAGGTGCGGAGTATGATTGTCGGCATCATGTGCATTATGTTCAACATCATGATGTATGCTTCACCACTGGCTGTTATG AAATTGGTTCTTGCCACAAAAAGTGTGGAGTATATGCCCTTTTTCCTCTCCCTTGCTTGCTTTGCCAATGGTGTTATCTGGCTTGCTTATGGTCTTATCCGATTTGACCCCTTTATTGTT GTACCAAATGGGATAGGAACATTGTTTGGTTCGGCCCAGCTGATTCTTTATGCCTTATTCTACAAATCAACAAAAAGACAGATTGCAGAAAGGAAAAGCAAAGGAGAGGTGGACTTGTCTGGGGTGATGGTGGTAGATGGAGAGGACACTAGGAAGGTAGGCAGTGCACCTCAGAATGGTCGTCCATGA